In Spirochaetales bacterium, the following proteins share a genomic window:
- a CDS encoding fibronectin type III domain-containing protein, whose protein sequence is MRQKGSGVLMYITVIFSSIMLSDGCLPSSIANPPGNLVCTALSTTTIQCNWTDYSDNEAGFIIERAAGGAGYFEKIATVAPDTIVYDDDTCSAGTQYFYRVCAAMTSGGNTDYTNTSTAITDSVVQAHINPFDGGNDPEVVFENPLYDHTYQIHAVVTSETEEGKWTYDGESTYTYICGDTGTGPIDAILYTFYGYNYGQFALRVNDIWRKFSTREESDDTKSYTVTITGPWYGAMADEEDGWADNAGTCTCSITDITDQ, encoded by the coding sequence ATGAGGCAAAAGGGATCTGGCGTTTTAATGTATATCACGGTGATCTTCTCATCTATCATGCTGTCGGACGGTTGTCTGCCCTCTTCGATCGCGAATCCGCCCGGCAATCTGGTTTGTACGGCCCTGTCGACGACTACCATTCAATGCAACTGGACGGACTATTCGGATAATGAAGCGGGATTCATTATCGAGCGGGCGGCCGGCGGCGCCGGTTATTTCGAAAAGATCGCCACGGTGGCGCCGGATACGATCGTCTATGACGACGATACATGCAGCGCCGGCACACAATATTTTTACCGGGTGTGCGCCGCGATGACAAGCGGCGGGAACACGGATTACACGAACACAAGCACGGCAATTACCGATTCTGTAGTTCAGGCACACATCAATCCGTTCGACGGCGGAAACGATCCCGAAGTGGTGTTCGAAAATCCGTTATACGATCATACATACCAAATTCATGCCGTGGTCACGAGTGAAACGGAAGAAGGCAAATGGACCTACGACGGGGAATCGACATACACCTATATATGCGGAGATACCGGTACGGGGCCCATCGACGCGATACTCTACACCTTTTACGGATACAACTACGGTCAATTCGCCCTGCGCGTCAATGACATCTGGCGGAAGTTTTCGACACGTGAAGAATCCGATGACACCAAAAGCTATACCGTTACCATCACCGGGCCGTGGTACGGTGCGATGGCCGACGAAGAGGACGGATGGGCCGATAACGCGGGAACATGCACATGTTCCATTACCGATATAACGGACCAGTAA
- a CDS encoding FAD binding domain-containing protein, translating to MQKNPESCRIHRPKTIHDLLVFAGDYPDALLYAGGTRIMLEAEETGTIAREHIIYLGDIEELRKIKRAERFLEIGAAVSLSRLLSIGPHVIPEALYHALVCTGNPSIRNIATLGGNICIASPYSNILTVLMAMDTLIELRTQVKSMWLPISHFLSKKGKDLIDKGYILTRIRIPFGNWNYQVFRKIGRKKSQQFPSLTFCGLARLNKGILSDVRFTFGALGSPIFSNRGFEAGFMGRKLPLQDRVRDLLSSELTLILKPQTDRYSTDLYRRATAIRLVKWFLSELNQALY from the coding sequence ATGCAAAAAAATCCTGAAAGCTGCCGGATACACCGCCCAAAAACCATCCACGACCTGCTGGTGTTTGCGGGGGATTATCCCGATGCATTGCTATACGCCGGCGGGACCCGTATCATGTTGGAAGCGGAAGAAACCGGGACCATCGCACGGGAACATATCATTTACCTCGGTGATATCGAAGAACTCAGAAAGATTAAAAGGGCCGAACGTTTCCTCGAAATAGGGGCCGCCGTTTCACTTTCACGGCTGCTCAGTATCGGACCTCACGTTATTCCGGAAGCCCTCTATCATGCGCTGGTCTGTACGGGAAACCCTTCCATAAGGAACATCGCGACACTCGGCGGCAATATCTGCATCGCCTCCCCATATTCGAACATTCTGACCGTTCTCATGGCCATGGATACCCTCATCGAACTGAGAACACAGGTAAAATCCATGTGGCTTCCCATTTCACATTTCCTGTCAAAAAAAGGCAAGGACCTTATCGACAAAGGGTACATCCTCACCCGTATCCGAATTCCGTTCGGAAACTGGAATTACCAGGTTTTCAGAAAAATCGGCAGAAAGAAATCGCAGCAGTTTCCTTCACTCACCTTTTGCGGATTGGCACGATTGAACAAAGGGATTCTCTCCGATGTCCGTTTTACCTTCGGGGCACTCGGTTCGCCGATTTTCAGCAACAGGGGATTCGAAGCGGGATTCATGGGAAGAAAACTGCCGTTACAGGACCGCGTCCGCGATCTTCTCTCATCCGAACTCACCCTGATCCTGAAACCGCAGACCGACAGGTACTCGACCGACCTTTACCGCCGGGCGACGGCGATCAGACTCGTCAAATGGTTCCTGAGCGAACTGAATCAGGCATTGTATTAA
- a CDS encoding 2Fe-2S iron-sulfur cluster binding domain-containing protein codes for MTITFALNGKKVSLTVPADKRLADILRVDFGLLGTKIGCGQGECGACLVFMDKILVNSCLVPAFRVDGTEIVTIEGFRQTKEYQTIEEALLSSGATLCGYCSTGVILAIENLLAHNNHPSREAVAGALSGIICRCNGYRVFIDAAIKAGKLRGKRKYAKKS; via the coding sequence GTGACGATTACCTTTGCCTTGAACGGGAAAAAAGTATCCCTCACCGTCCCGGCCGACAAACGCCTTGCCGATATCCTGCGGGTCGATTTCGGTCTGTTGGGAACGAAAATCGGGTGCGGTCAGGGTGAATGCGGAGCGTGCTTGGTTTTCATGGATAAAATCCTGGTCAATTCCTGTCTCGTACCCGCCTTCAGGGTCGACGGGACAGAGATTGTCACGATCGAAGGTTTCAGGCAGACAAAAGAGTACCAGACAATCGAGGAAGCGCTTTTGTCATCCGGGGCAACCCTTTGCGGGTACTGCTCGACCGGAGTCATCCTGGCGATCGAAAATCTGCTGGCACACAACAATCATCCGTCGCGGGAAGCAGTCGCCGGGGCGCTGTCCGGAATTATCTGCAGGTGTAACGGCTACCGTGTCTTTATCGACGCGGCCATAAAAGCGGGGAAACTGAGGGGAAAAAGGAAATATGCAAAAAAATCCTGA
- a CDS encoding xanthine dehydrogenase family protein molybdopterin-binding subunit, whose product MNTAQIHKNKVAGQSVFTDDIFPKDLLYGITVRSRIPRGEIRSVAIGDLPPAYTSVMASDIPGKNRIPLFRGGMPFLAHKEVNYIGEPVILLAGPDYATLQNLAYEIEIEYNDQTPFFSPEDETEERLTDTITYSKGDVRSLLEGGYNAITKKYYTGSQEHLYLEPQSAIAAWDGQNLVCHVATRAPFLVRECIAEMLGLSNRKIRVIVPEISDPFEGKIFFPILVAGHAALLSFRTGKPVKIVYSRHEDISFSFKRPATIITHTSVIDGEGKLLGLKTDIVFDTGAYNVISDYRLKSTTPALFKQYDCDNVDVNVRFVSTNKVPAGRFSGSGEPQIVFASELHASIIAKTAQMDPYIWKKKNLKLLPEGISRQKNKTIIPHAIAVLDEVINISDFLRKYGAYEAVNKRRLTQQGMETPLRGIGISLSSRNTGLEPQKVLKQSVGVSLHKNKKVTIATSLVDPDGSKYSYLADVASGILNISVADIDFESIDTSRIPDSGPTMYSRMTYLIGKTIEQCCLLINKKKGKNPLPIEVKRKIDIPDGYNPANDKKVPTPPCSGAWEATVVEVEVDPVTYMTTCRGIWIVIHAGHINIPEAAREQVEAAALQNLGFTSMEVLDFKNGRVYQNRISDYTIPGIEDLPDIRVHFLENGSGPEQAPSLDLGDQAVTGVAPAYIAAIIQATGIDVTSIPLIPETIQDRMEEM is encoded by the coding sequence ATGAATACAGCCCAGATCCATAAAAACAAGGTCGCAGGCCAGTCCGTCTTTACCGATGATATTTTTCCAAAAGATCTTCTCTACGGGATCACGGTACGCTCACGGATTCCGCGCGGGGAAATACGTTCCGTCGCCATTGGCGACCTCCCCCCTGCATATACCTCGGTAATGGCATCCGACATACCCGGTAAAAACAGAATTCCCCTGTTCCGCGGGGGTATGCCTTTTCTTGCGCACAAAGAAGTCAACTACATCGGAGAACCCGTTATCCTGCTCGCCGGCCCCGATTATGCCACCCTGCAGAATCTCGCTTATGAAATAGAGATCGAATATAACGATCAAACCCCCTTCTTTTCCCCTGAAGATGAAACGGAAGAACGCCTCACCGACACCATCACCTACTCGAAAGGGGATGTTCGAAGTCTTCTCGAAGGCGGATACAACGCCATCACGAAAAAATATTATACGGGTTCACAGGAACACCTTTACCTCGAACCGCAAAGCGCGATTGCCGCCTGGGACGGTCAAAATCTCGTTTGTCATGTCGCCACACGGGCCCCCTTTCTTGTACGGGAGTGCATCGCGGAAATGCTCGGCCTTTCGAACAGGAAAATACGCGTGATCGTTCCGGAGATAAGCGATCCTTTTGAGGGGAAAATATTCTTCCCGATACTGGTCGCGGGCCATGCGGCCCTTCTTTCATTCCGGACCGGAAAACCGGTAAAGATCGTCTATTCACGGCATGAGGATATTTCCTTCTCATTCAAACGCCCGGCCACGATAATAACCCATACATCGGTGATCGACGGAGAGGGAAAACTGCTGGGCCTGAAAACCGATATTGTTTTCGACACGGGAGCCTACAATGTCATCTCCGATTATCGCCTGAAAAGCACCACGCCGGCCCTGTTCAAACAATACGACTGCGACAATGTCGATGTGAACGTACGGTTTGTTTCGACAAACAAAGTACCTGCCGGCCGATTCAGCGGAAGCGGAGAGCCCCAGATCGTCTTTGCCTCCGAATTGCACGCCTCGATCATTGCAAAAACGGCGCAGATGGATCCCTATATCTGGAAAAAGAAAAACCTGAAACTTCTTCCCGAAGGGATTTCCAGACAGAAAAACAAAACCATCATTCCCCATGCCATCGCGGTTCTGGACGAGGTCATCAACATATCGGACTTCTTACGAAAATACGGGGCATATGAGGCGGTCAACAAACGGAGATTGACACAGCAGGGCATGGAAACACCGCTTCGGGGAATCGGTATATCCCTCAGTTCCCGAAACACCGGATTGGAGCCGCAAAAAGTACTGAAACAATCCGTCGGAGTCAGTCTTCACAAGAATAAAAAGGTCACGATTGCCACCTCTTTGGTCGATCCGGACGGCAGCAAATACAGTTATCTCGCAGATGTCGCTTCCGGGATCCTTAATATCTCCGTCGCCGATATCGACTTCGAATCCATCGATACATCGCGTATTCCGGATTCCGGTCCGACTATGTATTCCCGAATGACATATCTCATCGGCAAAACGATCGAACAATGTTGTCTTTTGATAAACAAAAAAAAGGGGAAAAATCCCCTTCCGATCGAGGTGAAAAGGAAAATAGATATTCCGGACGGGTACAATCCGGCGAACGATAAAAAGGTCCCAACGCCCCCCTGTTCCGGTGCATGGGAAGCCACCGTTGTGGAAGTCGAGGTGGATCCTGTTACGTATATGACGACATGCAGGGGCATATGGATTGTCATCCACGCCGGTCATATCAATATTCCCGAAGCCGCCCGGGAACAGGTCGAAGCGGCCGCCCTCCAGAACCTCGGATTTACCTCGATGGAAGTTCTCGATTTCAAAAACGGCCGTGTGTACCAGAACAGGATTTCCGATTACACAATCCCCGGCATAGAAGACCTGCCCGATATCCGCGTTCACTTTCTTGAAAACGGATCGGGACCGGAACAGGCACCGTCACTCGATCTCGGTGATCAGGCGGTTACCGGGGTGGCGCCCGCCTATATCGCGGCAATAATTCAGGCGACCGGAATCGATGTGACCTCAATTCCGCTCATTCCCGAAACCATTCAGGACCGTATGGAGGAAATGTGA
- a CDS encoding DegT/DnrJ/EryC1/StrS family aminotransferase: protein MNQNTDYIPFAKPCLGVEEERAVVEVLKSGWLTTGKVTREFEKAFAEFLGAGYARAVSSGTAGLHLCLEAVGVKEGTRVVTTPYTFTASAETIRYLGADPLFVDIEEDTYNIDPRLVERVLFERPAGISAVLPVHIAGLPCNMSLITEVSQRAGVPVVEDAAHAFPVRYGDRYAGTIGTAGVFSFYANKTITTGEGGMVATDDEEVAGRISIMRFHGIDRESWDRYTSPHASWYYNVVEAGFKYNLTDIASSIGLAQLKKAEIFLARRKKIAHRYIDALRGCDFFTLPAGSVDHAWHLFMIRIVPGKLTLTRDEFVRKLAEAGIGTSVHFIPLYLMSYYRLRYGLHESQFPVTQKNYLGSFSIPIYPDLSDEQVERIISALLATGKNAYKRNS, encoded by the coding sequence ATGAACCAGAATACTGATTATATACCATTTGCAAAGCCGTGCCTGGGAGTCGAAGAGGAACGGGCCGTGGTGGAAGTACTCAAAAGCGGATGGCTCACGACGGGAAAAGTGACCAGGGAATTCGAAAAGGCCTTCGCCGAGTTTCTCGGGGCCGGCTACGCCCGTGCGGTGAGTTCCGGTACGGCCGGCCTTCACCTCTGTCTCGAAGCCGTCGGGGTGAAAGAAGGAACCCGCGTCGTCACCACGCCCTATACCTTTACCGCATCCGCGGAGACGATCCGGTACCTTGGCGCCGATCCCCTCTTTGTCGATATAGAGGAAGATACCTACAATATCGATCCCCGGCTCGTCGAACGAGTCCTTTTTGAACGACCTGCCGGGATCTCCGCGGTCCTTCCCGTTCATATCGCCGGACTTCCGTGCAACATGAGCCTTATCACGGAGGTCTCTCAGCGCGCCGGCGTCCCCGTTGTCGAAGACGCCGCACATGCGTTTCCGGTCAGATACGGAGACCGGTATGCGGGGACCATCGGAACGGCCGGCGTCTTTTCGTTTTACGCCAATAAAACGATTACCACGGGTGAGGGAGGCATGGTGGCTACCGATGACGAGGAGGTCGCCGGACGGATATCGATCATGAGGTTCCATGGTATCGACAGGGAATCGTGGGACAGGTATACTTCGCCGCACGCTTCATGGTACTACAATGTCGTCGAGGCGGGTTTCAAATACAATCTTACCGACATCGCCTCGTCAATCGGTCTTGCACAACTTAAAAAAGCCGAAATCTTTCTTGCAAGGAGAAAAAAAATCGCACATCGGTATATCGATGCGCTTCGCGGATGTGATTTCTTCACTCTCCCGGCCGGTTCCGTCGACCACGCGTGGCACCTGTTTATGATCAGAATCGTTCCCGGAAAACTGACACTGACCAGGGACGAGTTCGTCCGTAAGCTTGCCGAAGCGGGAATCGGAACCTCCGTCCATTTCATCCCACTCTACCTCATGTCCTATTACCGGCTGCGATACGGTTTGCATGAAAGCCAGTTTCCCGTTACCCAGAAGAATTATCTGGGCAGTTTCAGTATACCGATATACCCCGATCTGTCGGACGAGCAGGTGGAGCGGATAATATCGGCGCTTTTAGCGACAGGAAAAAACGCATATAAAAGGAACTCATGA